The genome window AAGCTGGTGAAAAGCTAACATACCGCTTACACTATGGAGTGATTGATGCTGCACAAGCAACTTTAGAAGTCAAGAAAGTGGACCGTAAGATTAGTGGAAGAAGTCTATATCGAGTAATTGGTAAAGGAAAAAGTATTGGTTCTTTTAATTGGTTTTTTAAAGTGGACGACCGCTATGAAAGTTATATTGATGAACAAGGAATTTTCCCTTGGGTATTTATTAGAAGAGTAAATGAAGGGGGGTACAAAATCAACCAAGATTATACTTTTATTCAAAGTAAGGGTAAAGTAAAAGAAGGAGAAAAAGAGTATAAAGCTCCTACAAACGTTCAAGATATGATTTCTTCTTATTACTATGCTAGAACACTAGATTTTTCTAACGCAAAAAAAGGAGACATCTTTGAATTTGATTCATTTGTTGATGGTGAAGTATATCCGCTAAAAATCAAATTCTTAGGTCGTGAAAAAGTAAAAATTAGAAAGGGAAAATATAACGC of Flavobacteriales bacterium contains these proteins:
- a CDS encoding DUF3108 domain-containing protein → MKLLTTFAISLLTLGSISASDGVYNQQLEASAFKYRTIKNTAFQAGEKLTYRLHYGVIDAAQATLEVKKVDRKISGRSLYRVIGKGKSIGSFNWFFKVDDRYESYIDEQGIFPWVFIRRVNEGGYKINQDYTFIQSKGKVKEGEKEYKAPTNVQDMISSYYYARTLDFSNAKKGDIFEFDSFVDGEVYPLKIKFLGREKVKIRKGKYNALKFSPVVQVDRIFKNEDDLQVWISDDANKIPLLAKAKILFGSIKMELTAYEGLKNELSKIEK